In the genome of Aspergillus flavus chromosome 8, complete sequence, one region contains:
- a CDS encoding dihydroxy-acid dehydratase, which yields MLDDAFRDTPIVKKNYPFTQQTAMEAHDTMNEDYNLQQPVVSTTGLRQGLTSYGDAHFSLFLRKVFIKALGYSEDALSRPIIGIINTGSGFNPCHGNTPQLIEAAKRGIHLNGGIAIDFPTISLHESFSHPTSMFLRNLMSMDTEEMIRAQPVDACIMIGGCDKTVPAQIMGGISANKPVLPLLTGPMMPGSHRGQRIGACTDCRNNWASYRAGTIDMEEISAINEELAPTIGTCGVMGTASTMACITAALGLIPLQGASAPAVSAARLRIAEQTGANAVAAAESRRSPQTILTSDSFYNAAVVLQAIGGSTNAMVHLMAIINRHPDISGSITLQTLDEVGRRTPLLVDLKPSGDNYMTDFHNAGGMLCLLHRLRPLLRLSAKTITGETLGEVLDRTPFRDFEYSRNIIRTLSNPLHPSSSLVVVEGNIAPHGAVIKASASKDKRLLRHTGPAVVFENPRDLSLRLDSPDLDVTADSVLVLKGIGPIGNPGMPEAGMIPIPRKLAAQGVTDMLRISDGRMSGTAGGTIVLHVSPESAVPDSPFGVIETGDMIVCDVENRVIRLEISDEELQERIAQRRRLTAEDKTSTWNERQTRRGYRGLYEREVNQAHEGADFNFLTAKGPSSR from the exons ATGCTGGATGATGCATTTCGAGATACACCAATTGTCAAGAAGAATTATCCCTTTACACAGCAGACTGCCATGGAAGCACACGACACAATGAATGAAGACTACAATCTTCAGCAGCCAGTGGTCTCCACGACTGGTTTGCGACAAGGACTGACCTCGTATGGAGATGCCcacttttccctcttcttgcGAAAAGTGTTTATCAAGGCCTTGGGGTACTCGGAAGATGCTCTTTCTCGTCCAATTATTGGCATCATCAATACTGGCTCTGGCTTCAATCCGTGTCATGGAAACACGCCGCAGCTAATCGAAGCAGCCAAGCGAGGTATTCATCTGAATGGTGGCATAGCCATTGATTTCCCCACCATCAGTCTGCACGAATCATTTTCGCATCCGACGAGCATGTTTCTGCGAAACTTAATGAGCATGGACACTGAGGAGATGATTCGCGCCCAACCCGTGGATGCGTGTATTATGATCGGAG GTTGTGATAAGACAGTTCCAGCCCAGATTATGGGAGGTATTTCGGCCAACAAGCCAGTGCTGCCTCTTCTGACTGGGCCTATGATGCCGGGAAGTCATAGAGGGCAGCGGATTGGTGCTTGTACCGATTGTAGAAACAATTGGGCATCATATCGTGCCGGAACCATTGACATGGAAGAGATTTCGGCGATCAATGAGGAGTTGGCACCAACG ATTGGCACCTGCGGTGTGATGGGCACTGCGAGTACTATGGCTTGCATCACGGCCGCGCTAGGCTTGATCCCCCTACAGGGAGCCTCTGCTCCTGCGGTGTCTGCGGCGAGGCTCCGCATCGCAGAACAAACAGGTGCCAATGCTGTTGCTGCGGCTGAAAGTCGACGGTCACCGCAGACAATTTTAACCTCTGATTCGTTCTACAATGCCGCAGTGGTACTCCAAGCCATCGGTGGTTCTACAAACGCCATGGTTCACCTGATGGCTATAATCAACCGCCATCCCGACATTAGTGGGTCAATAACTCTCCAAACGTTGGACGAGGTCGGCCGTAGAACTCCACTCCTTGTCGATCTGAAACCCAGCGGCGACAATTATATGACCGATTTTCACAATGCTGGTGGCATGCTGTGCCTTCTGCATCGTCTACGACCGCTCCTCCGCCTTTCAGCCAAAACGATCACGGGCGAAACCCTTGGTGAAGTTTTGGATCGCACCCCTTTCCGAGACTTTGAGTACTCTCGGAACATTATCCGTACATTGTCCAATCCTTTACATCCTTCGTCGTCCTTAGTGGTTGTTGAGGGCAACATCGCACCCCACGGGGCCGTGATCAAAGCATCCGCATCCAAGGATAAACGTCTTCTCCGCCATACAGGACCTGCGGTCGTTTTCGAGAATCCTCGTGATCTTTCATTACGCCTCGACAGTCCGGACCTTGACGTGACAGCCGACTCGGTACTGGTGCTGAAAGGCATTGGTCCAATTGGGAACCCTGGAATGCCTGAGGCGGGAATGATTCCCATTCCACGCAAGCTGGCTGCCCAAGGGGTAACAGATATGCTTCGAATCTCGGACGGCCGGATGTCAGGAACGGCAGGGGGGACGATTGTTCTACATGTCTCGCCCGAGTCCGCCGTTCCAGATTCGCCATTTGGTGTTATTGAGACTGGCGATATGATCGTGTGCGATGTTGAAAATCGCGTGATCCGCTTGGAGATCTCCGACGAAGAGCTACAGGAAAGGATTGCACAGCGCCGGCGGTTAACCGCTGAAGACAAGACTTCAACGTGGAATGAGAGGCAAACTAGGCGAGGATATCGGGGTCTCTACGAGCGGGAGGTCAACCAGGCACATGAAGGTGCGGATTTCAACTTTCTCACAGCAAAAGGGCCCAGTAGCCGATAG
- a CDS encoding stress responsive A/B barrel domain protein — protein sequence MTLVHIVLFKFRSNVSEEHKKTFVTELKQLKHLSCVKAGRLLVGGPSVTDPIERSQGFQIALVSYHENREALAEYQASDEHHRVTSTYMFPYKEDLVRFDFEVDEEDEYMCQFPLGDLGKY from the exons ATGACCCTCGTTCACATTG TCCTTTTCAAATTCCGCTCCAATGTCAGCGAGGAGCACAAGAAGACATTCGTCACCGAGTTGAAGCAGTTAAAACATCTATCGTGTGTGAAAGCTGGACGCCTCCTAGTTGGGGGTCCAAGCGTTACAGACCCCATTGAACGGAGCCAGGGGTTCCAGATCGCTCTGGTGAGCTATCATGAGAATCGGGAAGCGTTGGCGGAATATCAGGCGAGTGATGAGCACCATCG GGTGACCTCTACCTACATGTTTCCTTACAAGGAGGATTTGGTCCGGTTTGATTTTgaagttgatgaagaggatgaatatATGTGCCAGTTTCCTTTGGGTGATCTAGGAAAATATTGA
- a CDS encoding putative short-chain dehydrogenase (short chain type dehydrogenase), which produces MLRLDGKVALITGLGQTSEDGWGIGAAIAMQLSQQGAVIYGGNRSLASAERTKARIEREGGVCDVQETDVTDSASVKALVDGCIQRHGRIDILVNNVGKSEPGCPAEMREEIWDQQVDLNLKSIYLTCHYVLPIMEKQETGGSVVNVSSIAGLRYIGKPQVAYSATKAAIMQFTKATAVIYAPKNVRLNTVVPGLIYTPYTQALAKRYAPGGNEEEYMKMRDAQVPMGRMGDAWDVAHAALFLVSDAAQYITGQELVVDGGITSSTGRT; this is translated from the coding sequence ATGCTGAGGCTCGACGGAAAGGTTGCCCTCATTACTGGGCTTGGCCAAACCAGTGAAGATGGATGGGGAATTGGGGCAGCGATTGCAATGCAACTGTCTCAACAGGGGGCAGTGATCTACGGTGGCAATCGCTCGTTGGCCTCGGCTGAAAGAACGAAAGCGCGGATCGAACGAGAGGGAGGCGTGTGTGACGTCCAGGAAACCGACGTGACCGATTCAGCATCCGTGAAGGCTCTGGTCGACGGCTGCATCCAACGACATGGTCGCATTGATATTCTGGTCAATAATGTCGGCAAGTCCGAGCCTGGATGTCCGGCGGAGATGAGGGAAGAAATCTGGGATCAACAGGTCGATTTGAATCTGAAAAGCATATACTTGACGTGTCACTACGTTCTACCCATTATGGAGAAACAAGAGACGGGCGGATCAGTTGTCAATGTTTCCAGCATTGCAGGACTACGATATATCGGAAAGCCCCAAGTGGCTTACTCGGCTACAAAGGCTGCGATTATGCAGTTCACCAAGGCCACGGCCGTGATCTATGCGCCAAAGAATGTCCGACTGAACACGGTAGTACCTGGGTTGATCTATACGCCGTATACTCAAGCGCTCGCCAAGCGATATGCTCCGGGAGGTAATGAGGAGGAGTATATGAAGATGCGTGATGCCCAGGTTCCTATGGGACGGATGGGAGACGCTTGGGATGTGGCCCACGCcgcccttttccttgtctctgATGCGGCACAGTATATAACGGGGCAggagctggtggtggatggtggAATCACATCGTCTACAGGGAGAACATAA
- a CDS encoding O-methyltransferase, protein MVCVPSSSSVMELANLISQSIPKLQDESPQRANDARGNVIEACSKMLALVTSPAEMLKEMVLIDRQNLASLQVINHYQIASVVPLNGHIPISELANKCGLPVDILRRILRQAMTYSAFSEPEPDCIAQTDVSREIPRLSPLLTYQLDVCLPSMVRLLDWLKDVDGEHTCAYQIAHDTKDTWWSSASKRPELIENYGKYMALITSGGAHDVSYVLKGFAWEKLGNAVVVDVGGADGFVGISLAKEYPNLAVIVEDNLGLKDSADDNIPQHLKSRVVFLPHSFFKPQSALSRDADVFLLRHILHDWNDNDCRAILQALAASMKPGASILVAEQILQRPGAASWQRERVMRALDMQMMIQFGSKERAYEDWDALFKSVDPPLEIVDCVQPVGSADSFMELKRRA, encoded by the exons ATGGTCTgtgttccttcttcctccagcgTCATGGAGCTGGCAAACCTTATCTCCCAATCAATCCCAAAGCTGCAGGATGAATCCCCTCAGCGTGCAAACGACGCCCGTGGAAATGTGATTGAGGCCTGTAGCAAGATGCTGGCTCTTGTTACAAGCCCTGCAGAGATGCTCAAAGAGATGGTACTGATT GACAGGCAGAATCTGGCATCCTTGCAAGTCATCAACCACTACCAGATCGCTTCTGTCGTTCCTCTCAATGGACATATCCCTATATCTGAACTAGCCAATAAGTGCGGACTACCCGTGGACATCCTACGTCGGATCTTGCGACAGGCCATGACGTACAGCGCCTTCAGCGAGCCGGAGCCAGACTGTATTGCGCAGACAGACGTCTCCAGGGAGATACCCCGGCTGTCGCCGCTGCTTACCTACCAGCTTGACGTTTGTTTACCATCAATGGTCCGGCTTCTAGACTGGTTGAAGGACGTCGACGGAGAACACACGTGCGCATATCAGATAGCTCATGATACCAAGGATACATGGTGGTCGTCTGCTTCCAAGAGACCAGAACTGATCGAGAATTATGGCAAGTACATGGCATTGATTACAAGTGGTGGGGCCCACGATGTGAGTTACGTTCTGAAGGGCTTCGCCTGGGAGAAGCTGGGAAACGCCgttgtggtggat GTTGGCGGTGCGGATGGATTCGTCGGAATTAGCCTCGCAAAAGAGTATCCCAATCTAGCCGTCATCGTGGAGGACAATCTCGGGTTGAAGGATAGTGCCGATGACAACATCCCTCAGCATTTGAAGTCAAGGGTGGTCTTCTTGCCTCACTCGTTTTTCAAACCCCAATCGGCATTGAGTCGCGATGCGGACGTGTTCCTCTTGCGACACATCCTGCACGACTGGAATGACAATGATTGCCGTGCCATTCTGCAGGCTCTTGCTGCTAGCATGAAGCCGGGAGCATCCATCCTCGTGGCAGAGCAAATTCTTCAAAGGCCTGGAGCTGCGTCCTGGCAGCGTGAGCGAGTCATGAGAGCATTAGacatgcagatgatgatccaGTTCGGAAGCAAGGAGAGAGCCTACGAGGACTGGGACGCATTGTTTAAGTCCGTCGACCCGCCATTGGAAATTGTGGACTGCGTGCAGCCGGTCGGCAGTGCCGACTCCTTCATGGAATTGAAGAGGAGAGCATGA